Proteins from one Vibrio coralliirubri genomic window:
- a CDS encoding LysR family transcriptional regulator produces MINPKLIALLPDLASFILVVNEGSFTAAAKQLGVTPSALSKLITRLEKALSVKLFERTTRTLIITQAGQLVYDQSVVMINAAQQAVELSTSDHTEPAGSITVAAPEAFLNSVLQPFVVPFLNQYPEIQLKLRAADGDIDILRQGIDIAFRLTDKPDESLVLKELGKTNLVLCASPDYLDAKGIPHHPTELSEHDCLYLAETDKDHIWDFLKDDEFHTVPVSGRYAVNHSQMRLKGVKEGLGVGIFHDFVIQDALAEGSVVQVLEDWTIKSNYHGAIAMQFAQTKYMPARLRVFIDYAMEHLGDKLAGEIN; encoded by the coding sequence ATGATTAACCCAAAACTCATTGCCCTGCTTCCGGATCTCGCCTCGTTCATTTTGGTGGTTAACGAAGGTAGTTTTACGGCTGCAGCAAAACAGTTAGGTGTGACACCGTCAGCCTTGAGTAAGCTCATCACTCGCTTGGAAAAAGCGCTGTCGGTGAAACTGTTTGAACGAACCACTCGTACCCTTATCATCACGCAAGCGGGTCAATTGGTTTACGACCAAAGTGTGGTGATGATCAACGCAGCGCAACAAGCCGTTGAACTGTCTACCTCTGACCATACCGAACCTGCAGGCTCGATAACGGTGGCAGCGCCTGAAGCATTCTTGAATTCGGTCTTACAGCCTTTCGTTGTCCCATTTTTAAATCAGTATCCAGAAATCCAACTTAAGTTAAGAGCGGCCGATGGCGACATCGATATTTTGCGTCAAGGCATCGACATTGCTTTCCGCCTGACAGATAAGCCAGACGAAAGCTTAGTATTGAAAGAGTTAGGCAAAACTAACCTCGTTTTGTGTGCAAGCCCTGACTATTTAGATGCCAAGGGGATTCCTCACCACCCGACCGAGCTGTCTGAACACGACTGTTTGTACCTTGCAGAGACAGACAAAGACCACATTTGGGACTTTCTTAAAGATGATGAATTTCACACGGTGCCCGTTAGTGGGCGTTACGCAGTTAACCACTCGCAGATGCGACTGAAAGGTGTGAAAGAAGGTCTAGGCGTCGGTATTTTCCACGACTTCGTGATTCAAGATGCGCTGGCTGAAGGGTCGGTTGTACAAGTGTTGGAAGATTGGACCATCAAGAGTAATTACCATGGTGCGATTGCGATGCAGTTTGCTCAAACCAAGTACATGCCCGCTCGACTGCGTGTTTTCATTGATTACGCCATGGAGCACTTAGGTGACAAGTTGGCAGGAGAAATAAACTGA
- a CDS encoding VOC family protein: protein MLKGIHHAAIICSDYDASKHFYTEILKLEIIAENYREARQSYKLDLALPNGAQIELFSFPNAPERPSFPEAQGLRHLAFCVGDVQHAKSYLEEQGIEVEPIRVDEFTGKSFTFFADPDGLPLELYQI, encoded by the coding sequence ATGCTGAAAGGAATACATCACGCGGCAATAATTTGTTCAGACTACGACGCGTCGAAACACTTTTACACTGAGATTTTGAAACTCGAGATAATTGCCGAAAACTATCGTGAGGCTCGCCAGTCGTACAAGCTTGATTTAGCGCTACCTAATGGTGCTCAGATAGAGTTATTCAGCTTCCCTAACGCACCAGAAAGACCTAGCTTTCCAGAAGCTCAAGGGCTGAGACATTTAGCCTTTTGTGTTGGTGACGTTCAACATGCCAAAAGCTATTTGGAAGAACAAGGCATTGAAGTCGAACCGATTCGAGTTGATGAATTTACGGGGAAATCATTTACGTTTTTCGCAGACCCAGACGGCCTGCCGCTAGAACTTTATCAGATCTAA